The proteins below are encoded in one region of Phaseolus vulgaris cultivar G19833 chromosome 1, P. vulgaris v2.0, whole genome shotgun sequence:
- the LOC137814488 gene encoding LOW QUALITY PROTEIN: ras-related protein RABC2a-like (The sequence of the model RefSeq protein was modified relative to this genomic sequence to represent the inferred CDS: deleted 1 base in 1 codon), translating to MSSSSAQSSGYDLSFKILLIGDSGVGKSSLLVSFISSSVEDLSPTIGVDFKIKTLVVGGKRLKLTIWDTAGQERFRTLTSSYYRKAQGIILVYDVTRRETFTNLSEVWSKEVELYSTNQDCVKMLVGNKVDRDTERAVSREEGLSLAKELGCLLLECSAKTRENVEQCFEELALKIMEAPSLLEEDQQQLKGVF from the exons ATGAGTTCATCCTCAGCTCAGAGCAGTGGCTATGATCTCTCTTTCAAGATCTTGTTGATCGGAGATTCTGGGGTGGGAAAAAGTAGCCTACTTGTCAGCTTCATTTCAAGTTCtgttgaagatctttcccccacCATTG GTGTTGATTTTAAGATCAAAACGCTCGTAGTAGGTGGCAAGAGATTGAAATTAACGATTTGGGATACTG CTGGGCAGGAAAGGTTCAGGACTCTAACCAGCTCTTACTATAGAAAAGCACAAGGAATCATTCTCG TTTATGATGTTACGAGGCGAGAAACCTTTACAAACTTATCAGAAGTGTGGTCTAAGGAAGTGGAACTCTACTCAACTAATCAAGATTGCGTGAAGATGCTAGTTGGAAATAAAGTTGATAGA GATACTGAAAGGGCTGTGAGCAGAGAAGAGGGTTTATCCCTTGCCAAAGAATTGGGGTGTTTGCTTCTTGAATGCAGTGCTAAAACTCGGGAAAATGTGGAGCAGTGCTTTGAGGAACTTGCTCTAAAG ATAATGGAAGCCCCCAGTCTTTTGGAAGAG GATCAACAGCAGTTAAAAGGAGTGTTTTAA